GCCGCCGATGGCGGCACCCTCTTCCTCGACGAGATCGGCGAGCTGCCGCTGGACGCCCAGGCCCGGCTGCTGCGGGTGCTGCAGGAGGGCGAGATCCGCAAGATCGGCTCGGTGGAGACCCGCCACGTGGATGTGCGCCTGATCGCCGCCACCCACCGCGACCTGCGCGCCCTGTCGAAGACCGGCGAGTTCCGACTCGACCTCTACTACCGCCTCAACGTGATGCAGATCGACCTGCCGCCGCTGCGCGACCGCGAGGAGGATGTGCTGCTGATCGCCGATGCCCTGCTGGAGAAGGCGTGTCGCCGCCATGATCGCGAGGGGCTGCGCCTCTCCCGCGCCGCACGCCGCGAGATCCACGACTACCCCTGGCCCGGCAACGTCCGCGAGCTGGAGAACGCCCTGGAGCGCGGGGTGATCCTCGCCGAGGGCCACCTGATCCACCCGGACGATCTGGGGCTCTCCCCGCCCAGCGCCGCGTCCCCCGCACCGCGCAAGCCCCCGGCTCCCGAGCCCGAGCCCGCCAAGGCCTCCGCCGGCCTCGACGACGAGGGCAGCGGCGAGGACGACCTCTCCCTCGAGGACTACTTCCAGCACTTCGTGCTGGAGCACCAGGACCAGATGAGCGAGACGGAGCTGGCCCAGAAGCTCGGCATCAGCCGCAAATCCCTGTGGGAGCGGCGCCAGCGCCTGGGCATCCCGCGCAAGAAGAGCCCGCGACGCAAGACCGACTGAGCGCCCGGGCACCCTAGGCGCCACCCTGCGACCATCGTCTATGCGACCAACGACACAGCGCCCGCGGCCAAGGCCGCGGGCGCTGTCGCAGGGGGCCTGACACCCCATCCTGCGCCATTTGTTACCGTCCCACACAGCCGATGCCCCACGATGGGGCCCAAGGGGTAACACTTTCCCGCCCCGGCCGCAGAGGCCAACAGGCGCAATCTCCTAGGCCACTGATAGATATGGCATAAAATTCAGGTGGCACGCGGCCTGCTATATACCTTGGCAAGAAAAACAAGTTCCGGAGTCACCGGCTGCCCCAACAAGAACAACGCTGCAGCCCAGGGTGACGAGGCCCGCACCGCCAACAACAACAATGTTCGCGGGCCAGTGCTGCAAGGCACGATTAGCCAACAAGAACAACAGGTAACGTGCCCGGCCCCTCGCTTGCCAACAACAACAAGCCCCGCGAGGCACCGGAAGCTCAGGACGCGACGCATCAGTACGGCCAACAACAAGAACAATCGCCGTCGAAGATGCACCCCCGGCAACAACACCAACAAGGCGGGGGGAGGCAGATCAGCTGCCGTCGTGGTTGGATTATTGTTTTGAATACGAGGCGGTTACCACCAGGAGCGCCAACAAGGACAACAACACAGCTAGCCTGTTCTTCTCCTTGGTGACTGCGGTGCGTATTCAAGGCGATGTGCCATCACGAAGAAGAACCAGCAGCAGGACGCTGCAAGACCACTTGAGGGGGAGGCCAGCCGGCCTCCCCCTTCTATTTGGCCGGACGCGGTGGGGCGCCAGGCACCGGGCCACACCGCCACCATGCTATGCAAGGTCCCGGGGGTCGGCTACACTCGGACGCTTTAGCACCCTTTTTTTCGCACTGCGAGTCGATATCGACGCATGTTCAAAGGATTTACCCGCTTCCTGCAGAGCCCGGGCGAACGCCTGAAGTCCCTCTTCGGCCCCGACAGCAGCGCCGGCCCACCCGAGCCGCGCGTCATTCCCCGCCAGGAGCACCCGGTGTCGCGCCAGCACTTCAGCGATGCCGCCCTAAAACTGCTCTACCGACTGCACAACGCCGGCTACCAGGCCTACCTGGTGGGCGGCTGCATTCGCGACTCGCTGCTTGGGCGCATGCCCAAGGACTTCGACGTGGCCACCGACGCCACGCCGGAAGAGGTCAAGGAGCTGTTTCGCAACTCGCGTATCATCGGGCGGCGCTTCCGCATCGTGCACGTGCGCTTCGGCCGCGAAGTGATCGAGGTGACCACCTTCCGCGGCAAGCCCGGCGATGACCATGGCGACCATATCGCCCAGCAGTCCGACGAGGGGTTGCTGCTGCGCGACAACGTCTGGGGCAATATCCAGGAAGATGCCCTGCGCCGCGACTTCACCATCAATGCGCTCTACTACAGCATCGCCGACTTCTCGATCCACGATTTCGCCAATGGCGTGCGTGACATCGAGGCGCGCACCCTGCGCCTGATCGGCGACCCGGCCACGCGCTACCGCGAGGATCCCGTACGCATGCTGCGGGCGGTGCGCTTCGCCGCCAAGCTCGACTTCCACCTGGATGCCGCCACCGAGGCACCGATCCGCGAGCTCGCCCCGCTGCTGCTGCAGATTCCGCCGGCCCGGCTGTTCGACGAGATCCTCAAGCTGTTCATGTCCGGGCATGGCGTGGAGACCTTCCGGCTGCTGCGCGACTATGGCCTGTTCGAGATGCTCTTCCCGGCGGCCGCCGAGGCCATGGACGCCCTGCCCTGGGCCGAGCCCCTGGTGGAGGCCGCCCTGGCCAGCACCGACCGGCGCATCGCCGAGGAGCGCCCGGTCACCCCGGCGTTCCTGTTCGCCGCGCTGCTCTGGGGTCCGGTGGTGCTGCGCCAGGCCGAGCAGGAGGCCAATGGGCTGCCCCCCATCCCGGCGCTGCAGGCAGCCTCCCAGCAGGTGGTCTCCCACCAGTTGCAGCACATCTCGATCCCCAAGCGCTTCAGCCTGCCGATGCGTGACATCTGGGACCTGCAGCAGCGCCTGCCGCTGCGTCGCGGACGTCGCGTCTACCAGACCCGTGAGCACCCCCGCTTCCGAGCCGCCTACGACCTGCTGCTGCTGCGCGAGGCCGCCGGAGAGCTCGAGCCCGGCCTCGGCGACTGGTGGACCGCCTTCCAGCAGGCCGACGAGCATGAGCAGCGCCGCCTGCTCGACAAGGTGGGCGCCAACCCCGCCGGCAGCGGCGCCCCGCGCAAGCGCAAGCGTCGCCGTCGCGGCCCGCGCGGCGGAAACGGCGGCGACAGCGGCAACGCATGAACCCACACCGCGCCTGGATCGGCCTGGGCAGCAACCTGGACGATCCGCGCCGGCACGTCGAGCAGGCCCTCGTGGAGCTCGACCGCCTGCCGCTGACCCGCCGCCTGGCCGCCTCCCGCCTCTATGCCAGCCGGCCGCTCGGCCCCCAGGATCAGCCCGACTTCATCAACGCCGTGGCACTGCTGGAGACCCATCTCTCGCCGCTGGCGCTGCTCGACCAGCTGCAGGCGCTTGAGCAGCGCCACCGCCGGGTCCGTGCGCGCCGCTGGGGCCCCCGCACCCTGGACCTGGATCTGCTACTGTTCGATGACAGCATGCTGGCCCTGCCACGTCTCGTCGTGCCCCATCCCGAACTGAGGCAGCGCGCCTTCGTGGTGATGCCGCTGCTGGAACTCGCGCCTCAGCTCGTGCTGCCGAATGGCGAGCGCCTGGCGGCAGCGGCCGACGCCCTGACGGCCGAAGGCCTGACACCGCTGTTACCGCCGACCTGATCTCGCCGGGGAAGTGTTACCTATCGACACGCCCTGGCGGTTCGGGTAACAATCGCAGGTTACTTTCAGCACAGTTACCGGCAGGAGACGCCCTCACCTTGCGCCCCCTGCTGCCACAACGATGAGAGCACGCCATGAAAACCGTCACCCTCAGCACGCTGCAGGCCTTCAAGCGCGCCGGTGAGTCATTCAGCTGCCTGACCGCCTATGACGCCTCCTTTGCCCGGGCCGCCAGCGACGCCGGCATCGAGGTGCTGCTGGTCGGCGACTCCTTAGGGATGGTCCTGCAGGGGCACGCCAGCACCCTGCCGGTGACGCTCGAGGAGATCTGCTACCACACCCGCTGCGTGGCCCGCGGCAAGGGCGCGAGCCTGCTGATGGTCGACCTGCCCTTCATGGGCAATGCCAGCACCGAGCGCCTGCTGGAGAATGCCGGCGAGCTGATGCGCGCCGGCGCCGAGCTGGTCAAGGTCGAGGGTGAGGCGTGGATGGCCGAGGGCATCCGCGAGCTGACCCGCCGCGGCGTGCCGGTGTGCGCCCACCTGGGCCTCACCCCGCAGACGGTCTACCAGCTGGGCGGCTACAAGGTGCAGGGCCGCGAGGCCGAGCGCGCCACCCAGATCCTCGAGGACGCCCGCACCCTGGTCGAGGCCGGCGCCTCGGTCATCCTGCTGGAGTGCGTGCCGGCGAGCCTCGGTCGCGCCATCACCGAGGCACTCGACGTTCCGGTGATCGGCATCGGTGCCGGCCCCGACACCGACGGCCAGATACTGGTGATGCACGACATGCACGACGTCACCGCCGGCCGCAAGCCGCGCTTCGTCAAGAACTTCATGGCCGAGGCCGACAACGTCCAGGGCGCCTTCCGGCGCTACCACGAGGACGTCAAGGCCCGGCGCTTCCCCGCCGAGGAACACTGCTTCTAGCTGGAGCCCGCAATGCGCACCCTCAGAGAGATCCCCGCCCTGCGCGAGGCGCTGGCGGACGTTCGCCGTCGCGGCGAGCGCATCGCCCTGGTGCCCACCATGGGCAATCTGCACGACGGCCACCTGGCGCTGGTCGCCGCAGCCCGCGAGCGTGCCGACGTGGTGATCGCCACGATCTTCGTCAACCCCATGCAGTTCGGCCCGAACGAGGACCTCGACGCCTACCCGCGCACCCTCGAGGCGGATCAGGCGGGGCTCGAGGCGGCCGGCTGCGATCTGCTGTTTGCCCCGGAGGTGAGCACGGTCTACCCGCGCCCCCTGGAGGCGCAGACCCGCATCGCGGTCCCCGAGGTCACCGAGGGGCTGTGCGGTGGCTCGCGCCCCGGCCATTTCGACGGCGTCACCACCATCGTCGGCATGCTCTTCAACCTGGTGCAGCCCGACTTCGCCTGCTTCGGCGAGAAGGACTACCAGCAGCTGGCGGTGATCCGCCGCATGGTGGCCGACCTGCACTTCCCCATCGAGATCGTCGGCGTGCCCATCGTGCGCGCCGAGGACGGCCTCGCGCTCTCTTCGCGCAACGGCTACCTGAGCGCCGAGCAGCGCGCGGTGGCCCCACGGCTCTATCAGACCCTGGGCGAGCTGCGCGAGGCCCTGGAGGCCGGCGAGGCGACCGGGCCGACCCTGGCGCGTGGGTATGCCCGCCTGCAGCAGGCCGGCTTCGCGCCGGACTATCTCGAGCTGCGCGCCGCCGACCTGGGCCCCGTCACGCCCACCACCCGCGAGGCCGTGCTGCTGGCGGCCGCCCGGCTTGGCGCCACGCGCCTGATCGACAACCTGACCCTGACCCTGCCGCGCTGAGGCAGCCTACCCGGAGGACCCCACGTCCATGTTCACCATCATGCTCAAGGCCAAGCTGCACATGGCCCGCGTTACCCACGCCGTGCTCAACTACGAGGGCTCCTGCGCCATCGACGGCGAGCTCCTCGACATGTCCGGCATCCGCGAGAATGAGCAGATCCAGATCTACAACGTCGAGAACGGGCAGCGCTTCACCACTTACGCCATTCGCGCCGAGGAGGGCTCCCGGGTGATCTCCATCAACGGCGCCGCCGCCCACCTGGCCGGCCCCGGTGATCGCGTGATCATCTGCAGCTACGCCCACTACAGCGAAGCGGAGCTCGAGAACCACCAGCCGGCGCTGGTCTACCTGCAGGAAGGCAACACGGTCAGCCATACCAGCCACGCCATCCCGGTACAGATGGCCTGATCATGCCCCAGGGCCGCGGCCGGCAACCACGCCGGCCGCCCCGCCCGTCCCCGGACGCCATTCACCGGCGTCCCCCCCCCTCCTCGCTCCGCGCTTTCTCCCCCTGCGCCCATGGAAGCATTGCCGCGGCGCACAAGAGTCACCTATGCTGGACTGACCCGGCCCTGCCCCGTTGCTGAGCGGCACGGCCGCAAGCCCGTCGTCTACCATTCAGGAGAACTCTCCCATGCAAGAAGTGGTGATCGTTGCCGCACGTCGTACCGCCATCGGCGCCTTTGGCGGCTCCCTGGCCGGCATTCCCGCCAGCGACCTGGGCGCCCTGGTGATCAAGGACCTGCTCGCCACCACCGGCGTGTCCGGCGACCAGGTGGACGAGGTGCTGATGGGCCAGGTGCTCACCGCAGGCGTCGGCCAGAACCCCGCCCGCCAGGCCGCCATCAAGGCCGGCCTGCCCGATGCCGTCCCCGCCATGACCATCAACAAGGTGTGCGGCTCCGGCCTCAAGGCGCTGCACCTCGCCGCCCAGGCGATCCGCTGCGGCGACGCCGAGCTGATCATCGCCGGCGGCCAGGAGAACATGTCCGCCTCGCCCCACGTGCTGCCCAACTCGCGCAACGGCCAGCGCATGGGTGACTGGAAGGCCGTGGACACCATGGTCCATGACGGCCTGTGGGACGCCTTCAACAACTACCACATGGGCATCACCGCCGAGAACCTGGCCGAGAAGTACGCCATCACCCGCGAGGCGATGGACGAGTTCGCCGCCGCCTCCCAGCAGAAGGCCTCTGCGGCCATCCGCGACGGCAAGTTCAAGGGCCAGATCGTCCCGGTGGAGATCCCCCAGCGCAAGGGCGACCCGGTGGTGTTCGACACCGACGAGAACCCCCGCGAGGTGAGCGCCGAGAAGCTCGGCGGCATGCGTCCCGCCTTCAAGAAGGACGGCACCATCACCGCCGGCAACGCCTCCTCCCTCAACGACGGCGCCGCCGCGGTGATGCTCTGCTCCGCCGAGAAGGCCAAGGCGCTGGGCCTTACGCCCCTGGCGCGCATCGCCGCCTACTCCAACGCCGGCGTCGACCCGGCCATCATGGGCATCGGCCCGGCCCCGGCCACCCGTCGCTGCCTGGAGAAGGCCGGCTGGAGCCTGGACGACCTCGACCTGGTCGAGGCCAACGAGGCCTTCGCCGCCCAGGCCCTCTCCGTCAACAAGGAGCTCGGCTGGGATGTCAGCAAGGTCAACGTCAACGGCGGCGCCATCGCCATCGGCCACCCCATCGGTGCCTCCGGCTGCCGCATCCTGGTCACCCTGCTGCACGAGATGATCGCTCGGGACGCCAAGAAGGGCCTCGCCACCCTCTGCATCGGCGGTGGGCAAGGCGTGGCGCTCGCCATCGAGCGCTAAGCGCACACTGCGGCACGAGCGGCGCCGGAGGCAGGTCGCAGAGGGGGTCCTACGCCAGGGATGGCGTCGGTAGCGCCCAAGGACGGGTTCACAGCGCCCCCTCGAGACCTGTCGCCGGACAAGCCGCGGACCAAAAAGAAACCGCCCCCGCAGCATGGCTGCGGGGGCGGTTTTCGTTGCGGCTGGGCGCTTGGCGCTTAGAGCACGGGCTCGGCGGCTGCCTCGGCCTCGAAGGCCGCCTTCTCTTCCGGGGTGATCTCCTTGATGGTGAGCTTCACCCGGTTGCGGTTGTCGATGTCGAGCACCTTGACCACCACCTCGTCACCCTCGTTGAGGAAGTCACGCACGTCGTTGACCCGCTCCGGCACGATCTGGGAGATGTGCACCAGGCCGTCGGTGCCCGGCATGATGTTGACGAAGGCGCCGAAGTCGGCGATGCGTACCACCTTGCCGCGGTAGAGCTTGCCGATCTCCGCCTCGGCGGTGATCGCCAGGACGGTGTCGATGGCCGCCTTGGCCGCCTTCTTGTCCTCGGCGTAGATGCGCACGGTGCCGTCGTCGTCCAGATCAATGGAGGCGCCGGTATCCTCGCAGATCTTGCGGATGGTGGAGCCGCCCTTGCCGATGACGTCGCGGATCTTCTCCGGGTCGATCTTGATGGTGGCCATGGAGGGCGCATTCTCGGAGACCTCGGCGCGGCTCTGGCCGATCACGGCGTTCATCTGCTCGAGGATGCTCAGGCGGGCCTCCAGGGCCTGCTGGAGCGCCTGCTCCATGATCTCCTCGTTGATGCCCTCGATCTTGATGTCCATCTGCAGGGCGGTGACGCCCTCGCTGGTGCCGGCCACCTTGAAGTCCATGTCGCCGAGGTGGTCCTCGTCGCCCAGGATGTCGGTGAGCACGGCAAAGCCGTCGTCATCCTTCACCAGGCCCATGGCGATGCCCGCCACCGGCGCCTTCATCGGCACGCCGGCGTCCATCAGCGCCAGGGAGGCGCCGCACACGGACGCCATGGAGCTGGAGCCGTTGGACTCGGTGATCTCGGAGACCACGCGGATGGTGTAGGGGAACTCGGCATCGTCGGGCAGCATGGCCTGCACGCCCCGGCGCGCCAGGCGGCCGTGGCCGATCTCGCGACGCTTGGGGCCGCCCATGAAGCCCGCCTCGCCCACGCTGTAGGGGGGGAAGTTGTAGTGGAGCATGAAGCGGTCCTTGCGCTCCCCTTCCAGAGACTCGATCAGCTGGGAGTCGCGCAGGGTGCCGAGGGTCGCCACCACGATGGCCTGGGTCTCGCCCCGGGTGAAGATCGCCGAACCGTGGGTCTTGGGCAGGCTGCCCACCTCGATGGCCAAGGGACGCACCGTCTTGTGGTCGCGGCCGTCGATGCGCGGCTCGCCCTTGACCACCCGGGAGCGCACCACGCGCTTCTCGAGGCCGGCAAAAGCGCCCTTGACCTCCTCGGCGTCGAATTTGCCCTCTTCCTCACCGGCCAGCTGCTCGACGGCCTCGGCCTTGAGGGCGGAGAGCGCATCCTGGCGGGCCATCTTGTCGGTGATGCGGTAGGCCTCACCCACCCTGGCCTCGAAGGCGCCGGCCACGGCGGCCTTGAGCTCGGTGTTCTCCGCCGGGGCCTGCCACTCCCACTTGGGCTTGCCCGCCTCGGCGGTCAGCTCGTTGATGGCCTGGATGGCCACCTGCATCTCCTGGTGACCGTAGAGCACGGCGCCCAGCATCTCGTCCTCGAGCAGCTCGTCGGCCTCGGACTCCACCATCAGCACCGCTTTCTCGGTGCCGGCCACCACCATGTTGAGCTCGGAGCCGGCGAGCTCCTCGACGGTGGGGTTGAGGAAGTAGCCCTTCTCCTCGTCGAAGCCGACGCGGGCCGCGGCGATGGGGCCGTTGAAGGGCACCCCGGAGATGGCCAGGGCCGCGGAGGTGCCGAGCATGGCAGCGATGTCCGGGTCATGGTTGCGGTCGGTGGAGAGCACCGAGCAGACTACCTGCACCTCGTTCATGAAGCCCTTGGGGAAGAGCGGGCGGATCGGGCGATCGATCAGCCGCGAGGTGAGGGTCTCCTTCTCGGTGGGACGCCCCTCGCGCTTGAAGAAGCCGCCGGGAATCTTGCCGACCGCATAGGTCTTCTCCTGGTAGTGCACGGAGAGCGGGAAGAACGGCTGGTTGGGGTTGGCTTCCTTGCGGGCCACCACGGTGCAGAGCACCACGGTGTCGTCCATGGTGACCATGACGGCACCGGAGGCCTGGCGGGCGATGCGCCCGGTTTCCAGGGTGACGGCGCTGCGACCGTACTGAAATGTCTTCTTGACCGGATTCACGGCGACTTCCTTCCTATCTACTTTTCTGTGTTGGGGTCGTTTTGACTCGGCGACCATTTTAGGGGTTGACGCGCCCCGCGGCCACCGGATGGCGACATTTCCTCGGCCCCTCCCAACTACCCACCCCTGGCGCCCCTGCTCAAACGCTAAAGAAACAAAACGGGTAGCCCCCGAAGGAAGCTACCCGTTTGAAGAAAAGGAGGATTTCGCGTTGCGAGCGATGAGAGGCTGGTTGCCGCCGGAGCGCAGGAACCGGAGTGTAGCTCGCTACATGAGGAGGGCGATCGGGCCGGCGCACCGGCACCGCCGGCAGCCAGGATATCGAGCGCAGCAGCGAAATACCCTTTTCTTAGCGGCGCAGGCCGAGACGCTGGATCAGTGCCTGATAGCGCTCGAAGTCCTTGCGCTTCAGGTAGTCAAGCAGCTTGCGGCGCTGGTTGACCATGCGGATCAGGCCACGACGGGAGTGGTGATCCTGCTTGTTGGTCTTGAAGTGGTCCTGCAGGCCATCGATGTTGGCGCTCAGCAGGGCTACCTGCACTTCGGGGGAACCGGTGTCGTTCTCGCCGCGACCAAATTCGCTGACGATTGCGGACTTCTGCTCGGCTGTCAGTGCCATCTGTCTCTCCAGTAAGCAATATGCCTGAATGATGAGTGTGTGAGACCACGCATATTTGCAGTCTCGGGCGTTTCTCCCTTCAATCGGCCGCAGTGCTCAGCAGCCGTTTCGGCGCCACCTCCTGTGGCGCCGTTACCGCGCCGAGGCCCAGGAAGGCCCCGTCGCAGTAGAGTCTTGCCGTCTCGCCGGTGGCGATGCCCGAGGCATCGACACGAGCCGCCTGACCCAGGGTCAGGCGAGCGGCCGCCGAGGCGTCCAGCTCGAGTCGCGGCAGGTGCGCGACCAGCACGTCGACGGGCAGCAGCGTCGCCTCGCGGGCAGCCTGATCGGGCAGCGCCTCCAGGGCCTCGAGGGTCAGCATGCCCTGCGCGGTGAAGGGGCCGGTCGCCAGGCGCCGCAGCGCGCTGATATGCGCGCCGGTGCCCAGGGCCCGACCGATGTCCTCGGCCAGGGTGCGCACATAGGTGCCCTTGCTGACCTTCACCTCGAGCTCGAAGGCCTCGCCCTCGAAGGCGAGAAGCCGGGCATCATACACCGCCACGCGCCGCGCTGCACGCTCGATCGTCTTGCCCTCGCGGGCCAGCTCATAGAGCTTGCGCCCCTGATGCTTGAGCGCCGAGTACATCGGCGGCACCTGCTCGATCTCGCCGTGGAAGCGCTCGAGCACGCCCTCCACGTCGGCCGCGGTGAGCGGCGGCACCGCACAGCGTTCGACCACCTCGCCCTCGGCGTCGCCGGTGTCGGTCACCGCGCCCAGTTCGACCCGGGTGCGGTAGACCTTGTCGGCGGCCAGCAGGTGGGCGGAAAACTTGGTCGCCTCACCGAAGCAGACCGGCAGCAGCCCGGTGGCCATGGGGTCCAGGGTGCCGGTATGACCGGCCTTCTGGGCCTGGAACAGCCGCCGGGCACGCTGCAGGGCGTGGTTGCTGGAGAGGCCCTTGGGCTTGTCCAGCAGCAGCACCCCGTTGACCGGCAGGCCGCGACGCCGACGCGCCATCAGTCGCGCCCGCTGTCGCTGCCGGATTCACCATCGCCGCGCGGCTCGGCGCCCTCGTCACCGCTCTCGTCACCGCTGCGGGAGCGGTCGCTGGCGACCGCCTCCTGGATCAGCGAGGAGAGCCGCTGGCCCCGCACCACGCTCTCGTCGTAGTGGAAGCGCAGCTCCGGCACGTGGCGCAGCTTGATGCGCCGCGCGACCTGGCCACGCAGGAAACCCGCGGCCTGCTTGAGAACCTTGAGGTTCTCCTTGATCCGCTCCGGGGTGTCCTCGCCCAGCAGGGTCACGTGGACGTCGGCGTAGCCGAGGTCACGGCTGACCTCGACGCCGCTGACCGTCACCATGCCCAGGCGCGGGTCCTTGACCTCGCGCTGGATGAGTACCGCCAGCTCCTTCTGGAGCTGGTCGGCCACCCGGTCGGTTCGCTTGAACTCGCGCATGAACGACTCCTCGAGCCCTTAGAGGGTCCGCTCGACCTTGACCTGATCGAAGACCTCGATCTTGTCGCCGACCTGGACATCGTTGTAGTTCTTCACGCCGATGCCGCACTCCATGCCGTTGCGCACTTCCTGGACGTCGTCCTTGAAGCGGCGCAGCGACTCGAGCTCGCCCTCGTAGATCACCACGTTGTCGCGCAGCACGCGGATCTTCTTGTTACGGAAGACGCTGCCCTCGACCACCATGCAGCCGGCCGGCCACGGCGCCGATCTTGGGCGCGCGGAAGACGTCACGGACCTCGGCCACGCCGACGATCTCTTCCTTCCACTCCGGCGCCAGCATGCCGCTCATCGCCTGCTTGACCTCGTCGATCAGCTGGTAGATGACGCTGTAGTAGCGCAGATCCAGGCCTTCACGCTCGATGATCTCGCGGGCTGCGGCGTCGGCACGCACGTTGAAGCCGACCACGATGGCCTCGGAGGCCAGCGCCAGGTTGGCGTCGGTGCCGGTGATGCCGCCCACCCCGGAGGAGACCACGGCCACCTGCACCTCGTCGGTGGAGAGCTCTTCCAGCGCGCCCTTGATCGCTTCCAGGGAGCCCTGGACGTCGGCCTTGAGCACGATATTGACCTTGGCGACTTCGTCCTGGCCCATCTGGCTGAACATATTCTCCAGCTTGGCCTTCTGCTGGCGAGCCAGGCGCACCTCGCGGTACTTGCCCTGACGGAAGTTGGCGACCTCGCGGGCCTTCTTCTCGTCGGCCACCACCATGAAGTCGTCACCGGCGTCCGGGGTGCCGTCGAGGCCCTGGATCTCCACGGGCATCGAGGGACCGGCCGTGTCGACCTGCTGGCCCAGCTCGTTGGTCAGCGCGCGTACGCGGCCATAGTGCAGGCCGGCCAGCACGATGTCGCCCTTCTTCAGGGTACCGTTCTGGACCAGCACGGTAGCCACCGGGCCGCGGCCCTTGTCCAGGCGGGACTCGACCACCACGCCCTTGCCGGGCGCTGCCGGCACGGCCTTGAGCTCGAGCACCTCGGAGACCAGCTGGATCGCCTCCAGCAGGTCCTCGATGCCTTCACCGCTCTTGGCCGAGACGTGGACGAACTGGGTGTCGCCGCCCCACTCCTCGGAGATCACGCCGTGCTGTGAAAGCTCGTTCTTGACCCGATCCGGATCGGCCGCCGGCTTGTCGATCTTGTTGACCGCCACCACCATGGGCACATCGGCCGCCTTGGAGTGCTCGATCGCCTCGATGGTCTGGGGCATCACGCCGTCGTCGGCGGCCACCACCAGGATGACCACGTCGGTGGCCTTGGCGCCACGGGCACGCATGGCGGTGAACGCCGCGTGGCCGGGGGTATCCAGGAAGGTCACGCCACCGTGCTCGTCCTCGACGTGGTAGGCGCCGATGTGCTGGGTGATACCGCCGGCTTCACCGGTGGCCACCTTGGCCTTGCGGATATAGTCGAGCAGCGAGGTCTTGCCGTGGTCGACGTGGCCCATCACGGTGACCACCGGCGAGCGGGTGATCTCCTCGCCCTCGTAGGAGATGCCTTCGAGCATTTCGGTCTCGAGGGCGTCGTCCTTGATCAGCTTGGGCTTGTGGCCCATCTCCTCGACCACGATGGCCGCGGTGTCCTGATCGATGGTCTGGTTGATGGTCACCGCCGCGCCCATGGTGAACATGGCCTTGATGACCTCGTTCGCCTTGATCGACATCTTGTCGGCCAGGTCGGCGACGCTGATCGACTCGGGGATGGAGACCTCGCGGACGATCGGCTG
The Halomonas alkalicola DNA segment above includes these coding regions:
- the pnp gene encoding polyribonucleotide nucleotidyltransferase: MNPVKKTFQYGRSAVTLETGRIARQASGAVMVTMDDTVVLCTVVARKEANPNQPFFPLSVHYQEKTYAVGKIPGGFFKREGRPTEKETLTSRLIDRPIRPLFPKGFMNEVQVVCSVLSTDRNHDPDIAAMLGTSAALAISGVPFNGPIAAARVGFDEEKGYFLNPTVEELAGSELNMVVAGTEKAVLMVESEADELLEDEMLGAVLYGHQEMQVAIQAINELTAEAGKPKWEWQAPAENTELKAAVAGAFEARVGEAYRITDKMARQDALSALKAEAVEQLAGEEEGKFDAEEVKGAFAGLEKRVVRSRVVKGEPRIDGRDHKTVRPLAIEVGSLPKTHGSAIFTRGETQAIVVATLGTLRDSQLIESLEGERKDRFMLHYNFPPYSVGEAGFMGGPKRREIGHGRLARRGVQAMLPDDAEFPYTIRVVSEITESNGSSSMASVCGASLALMDAGVPMKAPVAGIAMGLVKDDDGFAVLTDILGDEDHLGDMDFKVAGTSEGVTALQMDIKIEGINEEIMEQALQQALEARLSILEQMNAVIGQSRAEVSENAPSMATIKIDPEKIRDVIGKGGSTIRKICEDTGASIDLDDDGTVRIYAEDKKAAKAAIDTVLAITAEAEIGKLYRGKVVRIADFGAFVNIMPGTDGLVHISQIVPERVNDVRDFLNEGDEVVVKVLDIDNRNRVKLTIKEITPEEKAAFEAEAAAEPVL
- the rpsO gene encoding 30S ribosomal protein S15 — translated: MALTAEQKSAIVSEFGRGENDTGSPEVQVALLSANIDGLQDHFKTNKQDHHSRRGLIRMVNQRRKLLDYLKRKDFERYQALIQRLGLRR
- the truB gene encoding tRNA pseudouridine(55) synthase TruB, which encodes MARRRRGLPVNGVLLLDKPKGLSSNHALQRARRLFQAQKAGHTGTLDPMATGLLPVCFGEATKFSAHLLAADKVYRTRVELGAVTDTGDAEGEVVERCAVPPLTAADVEGVLERFHGEIEQVPPMYSALKHQGRKLYELAREGKTIERAARRVAVYDARLLAFEGEAFELEVKVSKGTYVRTLAEDIGRALGTGAHISALRRLATGPFTAQGMLTLEALEALPDQAAREATLLPVDVLVAHLPRLELDASAAARLTLGQAARVDASGIATGETARLYCDGAFLGLGAVTAPQEVAPKRLLSTAAD
- the rbfA gene encoding 30S ribosome-binding factor RbfA, with product MREFKRTDRVADQLQKELAVLIQREVKDPRLGMVTVSGVEVSRDLGYADVHVTLLGEDTPERIKENLKVLKQAAGFLRGQVARRIKLRHVPELRFHYDESVVRGQRLSSLIQEAVASDRSRSGDESGDEGAEPRGDGESGSDSGRD